The sequence CACCAAAACGTGAACTTTCACCGTAAGCACTCAATTCGCCATCATTAGCCATAACAATCAGCGCATTTTTATTGCTGGCGCTTGTTAATTGTTTTAAGTCAGTGATTGCGCCATCAATTGCTGCCAATTCAATACTTACCTCATTAGTTTTATTGAAGATTTTACCAATTGTTTCCATATTGGTTTTAAATGAACCAAGGTAATCACTATTATCTAAAGTAAGGTAAACAGTTGGTGCAATTTCAGTTAATTGCTTATACAAATCTTTTTGGCGGCCGGAAATAAAAATAACATCCGGCTTCAAATCATGAAGGACCTCAAAGTTTGGTTCAAATAAAGTACCAATATCAGTATAGCTGGCGTCAGCATACTTATTCAAGTATGTTGGTAAGCTTTGTTTTACTACACCACTTACTTCAACCCCAAGGGTATTCAAACTATCAAGCACACCATAATCAAACACGACAACTTTTTGTGGATTGGCAGTTACTGAAACTGTTCCCAATTCATGGGTAATCTCAGTATCACCAGCTGCTTGTGTGTTATTGCCTTGCATGAAGTAATATACTCCCGCTCCGGCTCCCAAAACTACAATTATTGCTAAAACAATAGCCATTACTTTCTTATTCATCATAGACCTCCTAATAATATATACAAATTCGCTTGCCTTCGACCGTTTCCACGCGCACCGGCAATTCATACGTTTCTTCCAGTATCTTGCTGCTAATTATCTCGCTAACACCTCCCTGATATGTTAAAATTCCATTCTTTAAGACGACAATCTGATCTGAATAGCTTGAGGCAAAATTGATATCATGCAAAACAATGAGAACTGTTTTGCCCATCTCTTTGGCTAAGCTGCGCAGCGCTTGCATCATCTGCACTGCATGCTTCATATCGAGATTGTTTAATGGTTCATCCAATATTATATATTTCGTGTCTTGGGCAATGACCATCGCGATATACGCGCGCTGGCATTGCCCGCCACTGAGTTCGTCTAAATATCTATCACTGATAGCGTCCAGTTCCATATATTTCATCGCCTGATCAATAGCCTGCTCATCCACTTCCGTCAGCTTCCCTTTGGAGTATGGAAATCTGCCGAAGCTGACTAATTCACGTACTTTTAGACGTATATTAATAACGTTATTTTGCTTCAAAATTGCCAGTGTTTGTGCTAATTCATTGGTGTGCCAATGTTGCAGTTCCTTGCCATCAATAATCACTTCGCCGGCATCTTTTGAAATAAGCCTGCTGATGATTCCCAGCAGTGTACTTTTTCCGGCACCATTTGGACCTATAAATGAAGTCACTGCATTTTCCATGACCGTCAAGCTGACATCATTGACAACAGCAACACCACCATAGTTCTTGCTGACCGATTTAATTTCAATCATGTATTTCGCTCCTTCAACAATAAGAATACAAAGTAAATGCCACCGACAAAATTAATGACAACACTTAGAGTCACACTGAAATTGAAAATTCTTTCAATAATGAGTTGGCCGCCGATCAGGGCAATGACTGCGAGCAGCGAGCCAGCAACTAATAGATAGGTGTGTTTATAGGTCTTCAAAAAC comes from Culicoidibacter larvae and encodes:
- a CDS encoding siderophore ABC transporter substrate-binding protein; translated protein: MNKKVMAIVLAIIVVLGAGAGVYYFMQGNNTQAAGDTEITHELGTVSVTANPQKVVVFDYGVLDSLNTLGVEVSGVVKQSLPTYLNKYADASYTDIGTLFEPNFEVLHDLKPDVIFISGRQKDLYKQLTEIAPTVYLTLDNSDYLGSFKTNMETIGKIFNKTNEVSIELAAIDGAITDLKQLTSASNKNALIVMANDGELSAYGESSRFGVIHNTFGVTPVDTNIETSTHGQSVGFEYVVEKNPDVIFVVDRNAVTTGESKAAALFDNDLMAATKAVKNNAIINLDAHTWYVASGGLQSTKTMIAEVRSAFE
- a CDS encoding ABC transporter ATP-binding protein, whose translation is MIEIKSVSKNYGGVAVVNDVSLTVMENAVTSFIGPNGAGKSTLLGIISRLISKDAGEVIIDGKELQHWHTNELAQTLAILKQNNVINIRLKVRELVSFGRFPYSKGKLTEVDEQAIDQAMKYMELDAISDRYLDELSGGQCQRAYIAMVIAQDTKYIILDEPLNNLDMKHAVQMMQALRSLAKEMGKTVLIVLHDINFASSYSDQIVVLKNGILTYQGGVSEIISSKILEETYELPVRVETVEGKRICIYY